A window of the Cystobacter fuscus genome harbors these coding sequences:
- a CDS encoding oxidoreductase, with protein MPTPQIPIESGFGAASTAAEVIRGRDLTGKIAIVTGGDSGLGLETARVLGSAGARVIVPALNPNNARAALEGLANVEHEVMDLLDPASIDAFAGRFLATGRPLHLLVNNAGIMACPLARDARGYESQFSTNYLGHFQLVARLWPALRQANGARVISVSSWGHHYSPVVFEDPHFERRTYDRWAAYGQSKTANILFSLELDARGESSGVRAFAVHPGSIVATGLGKHLSREELQAVGVLDAHGEPIVDPSRNIKTVAQGAATSVWCATSPRLDGLGGVYCENCDIARVEDEKATARGDLEGSARETGVMPYAVDPEAARRLWSLGERLSGTTLSER; from the coding sequence ATGCCTACTCCCCAAATTCCAATCGAGTCTGGCTTCGGTGCCGCATCCACGGCGGCCGAGGTCATCCGCGGCCGGGACCTGACCGGCAAGATCGCCATTGTCACGGGAGGCGATTCTGGCCTCGGTCTGGAGACCGCGCGGGTATTGGGTTCCGCGGGCGCCAGGGTCATCGTCCCGGCTCTGAATCCCAACAATGCCCGGGCCGCGCTCGAGGGTCTCGCCAACGTCGAGCACGAAGTGATGGACCTGCTCGACCCCGCCTCGATCGACGCCTTCGCCGGGAGGTTCCTGGCGACGGGCCGGCCACTGCACCTCCTGGTGAACAACGCGGGAATCATGGCGTGTCCCCTGGCGCGCGATGCACGGGGATATGAGTCACAGTTCTCGACGAACTACCTGGGTCATTTCCAGCTCGTGGCGAGGCTCTGGCCCGCCCTGCGCCAGGCGAACGGGGCGCGAGTGATCTCGGTATCCTCCTGGGGCCATCACTACTCTCCGGTCGTGTTCGAGGACCCCCACTTCGAGCGGCGGACCTATGACCGTTGGGCGGCCTATGGGCAATCGAAGACAGCCAACATCCTTTTCTCGCTCGAGTTGGACGCGCGTGGCGAGTCGTCTGGGGTGCGTGCCTTTGCCGTCCACCCGGGCAGCATCGTGGCCACGGGTCTCGGCAAACATCTCTCGCGCGAGGAACTCCAGGCGGTGGGCGTCCTCGACGCGCACGGCGAGCCCATTGTCGACCCATCGAGGAACATCAAGACGGTCGCGCAGGGAGCCGCGACCAGCGTCTGGTGCGCGACGAGCCCGCGGCTCGACGGTCTGGGAGGCGTCTACTGCGAGAACTGCGACATCGCCCGGGTGGAAGATGAGAAGGCCACGGCTCGTGGGGATCTCGAGGGCTCGGCGCGGGAGACCGGCGTGATGCCCTATGCCGTCGACCCCGAAGCGGCCCGGCGCCTCTGGAGCCTGGGCGAACGCCTTTCAGGCACGACCCTCTCGGAGCGGTGA
- a CDS encoding trifunctional serine/threonine-protein kinase/ATP-binding protein/sensor histidine kinase yields MLNIPGYSLLGAFKTTGTSLLFRAVRGSDGLRLILKTPRVSAPGPRERESYLREFGILQRLRDVRGVIRAHACEQLQGRPVLLLEDVDGTPLSESTGEPLEVTRAVDLAIAVASTVAELHRRGIVHKDIKPSNIILTPSGETRLIDFGIASLQLVEHVDVTQASLVEGTLAYMSPEQTGRMNRSVDYRTDLYSLGITLYELLAGQRPFQGRDALEWFHAHMAQAPRPLTARVQGLPPALSAIVMKLLAKVAEERYQSAEGLKADLERCREGLSRGVLEDFVPGRHDYPSRFQLPQRLYGRDSHAKVLLQAFERVAERGRPELVLVSGYSGIGKSSVVNELHKPVVRQRSFLLSGKFDQFQQDIPYATVAKALQGLVRQLLGGTDEELARWRQGLSDAWEGQGQVLVDLVPQLELVAGRQPPVQELPPSQLQKRFHRVLCRFFGVFATLGHPLVIFMDDLQWADLASFQLLLHLLTHPETPPLLLIAAYRDNEVHSSHPLTQTLEQLRQAGARMSHVQLEPLSLEDVRRLVMDTLPGASAELVGPLAALAREKTGGNPFFLLRFLQTLHQDGLLVRTPEGSWRWDEQGARQKGYSDNVVDFMVAKLRQFPPRTQHLLRLAACVGNTFSLHTLLLISGMEEPGEVEQGLELALQEGVLATTGPEQYRFLHDRIHQAAHTLIPEAQRKAVHLRVGRLLLASLSPEEVRKNLFEVVGQLNTGAELLTEPEERHRVARLNAEAGTRAKASTAYRSAITYLAMAFQLLPGDPWVVDHALAFKLRLDLASCEFMSGNAAQARRMVEELRGRPRTPAEMAALYRLKCDLHVAAGENQVAVDSLLEGLAMMGMPLSPHPSWEEVVAAQEEVGALLGERSIASLVELPRLSDPVKEATMSLLVALNTSALNTDRHLYLLHLCKLVCFSIRHGNTPASVHGYSTYGMVLGLAFNRYQESLAFGQLACALAERYDVAVLRGRALFGMGMLSHWLQPIPESLNSLRAAFQYALQASDFQIAGFCCTHIVSQRLTLGHALEEVYQESVARLDFARTSGFVDVRDVVLIYQRLTQQLRGRTASFQSLDGEDFTEEAFEARLTPERTAIARCMYWLVKMQSRYLGGAYDEARKAADRAAQLSWSLLGRVQLLQFHFFHALTLAACFGKMTPEERGPALEEIRGHQARLAEWTRHCPENFRALERMVSAELARLLGHEAEALRAYEESIQAAREQGRIHDLALASELASRFWSERAVSTIAEAYAHKAREAWLRWGALGKVQHLDAQWVNPRSLPSAEDTSTDTSSTHLDALTLVKAQQAISGEIVLDRLGDTLLRVAIENAGAQRGALLFPQGDKLSVVALADPALEGPAAGPRDERLPWTLLSYVRRTREHVLIGDASQPHPFTADAWLQRGEARSVLCLPLVRQEEFRGVLYLENCLASNAFSPARISLLGHLASQASISLENARLYTELQQAEVALRRANDELEKRVEERTRELRHAQAQLVDTARAAGMAEVATNVLHNVGNVLTSAVINAQVLTQTVSTSRMLRVKQVSSMFEEHEGALADFLTRDPLGTQLPNYLSSLAEELLREHATLQEGLEAMNKHIEHVRAIVQVQQTYARSTLLTEECDLSRLVEDALSIQLPALKRQDVRIVQSLSSLPLVWVDKHKVLQILINLISNAKNAMTALPTSQRQLHVRLDAADNMARIQVVDSGVGIAPEFHERLFTQGFTTREGGHGLGLHSSALAARMLGGQLSLESEGPGRGATATLLLPLV; encoded by the coding sequence ATGCTGAATATTCCTGGCTACTCCCTGCTCGGGGCGTTCAAGACGACGGGCACGAGCCTGCTGTTTCGCGCGGTGCGTGGTTCCGATGGTCTGCGGCTCATCCTCAAGACGCCGCGGGTTTCAGCTCCCGGCCCTCGTGAGCGCGAGAGCTACCTTCGCGAGTTCGGCATCCTGCAGCGGCTCCGGGACGTGCGCGGCGTCATCCGGGCCCACGCATGTGAGCAGCTCCAGGGCCGGCCCGTGCTCCTCCTGGAAGACGTGGACGGCACGCCCCTGTCCGAGTCCACCGGCGAGCCGCTCGAGGTGACCCGGGCGGTGGACCTGGCCATCGCCGTGGCCTCGACGGTCGCGGAGCTGCATCGCCGCGGCATCGTCCACAAGGACATCAAGCCCTCGAACATCATCCTCACGCCCTCGGGGGAGACGCGCCTCATCGACTTCGGCATCGCCAGCCTCCAGCTCGTCGAGCACGTGGACGTGACGCAAGCCTCCCTGGTCGAAGGCACGCTGGCCTACATGTCCCCGGAGCAGACCGGGCGGATGAATCGCTCGGTGGACTACCGCACGGACCTCTACTCCCTGGGAATCACCCTCTACGAGCTGCTGGCGGGCCAGCGCCCCTTCCAGGGTCGCGACGCGCTCGAGTGGTTCCACGCCCACATGGCGCAGGCCCCGCGGCCCCTGACGGCACGGGTGCAGGGGCTGCCCCCCGCCCTGTCCGCCATCGTGATGAAGCTGCTGGCCAAGGTCGCCGAGGAGCGCTACCAGAGCGCCGAGGGACTCAAGGCCGATCTCGAGCGATGCCGGGAGGGGCTGAGCCGGGGGGTGCTCGAGGACTTCGTGCCGGGCCGGCACGACTACCCCAGCCGCTTCCAGCTCCCCCAGCGGCTCTATGGGCGCGACAGCCACGCGAAGGTCCTGCTCCAGGCCTTCGAGCGCGTCGCCGAGCGCGGCCGCCCGGAGCTCGTCCTGGTCAGCGGCTATTCGGGGATCGGCAAGTCCTCGGTGGTCAACGAGCTGCACAAGCCCGTGGTGCGGCAGCGCTCCTTCCTGCTCAGTGGCAAGTTCGACCAGTTCCAGCAGGACATCCCCTACGCCACCGTGGCCAAGGCCCTTCAGGGGCTGGTGCGGCAGTTGCTCGGCGGCACCGACGAGGAGCTGGCGCGGTGGCGTCAGGGCCTGAGTGACGCCTGGGAGGGCCAGGGCCAGGTCCTGGTGGACCTCGTCCCACAGCTCGAGCTCGTCGCGGGCAGACAGCCCCCCGTCCAGGAGCTGCCGCCTTCCCAGCTCCAGAAGCGCTTCCATCGGGTGCTCTGCCGGTTCTTCGGCGTCTTCGCCACGTTGGGACACCCGCTGGTGATCTTCATGGATGATCTCCAGTGGGCCGACCTGGCCAGCTTCCAGCTGCTGCTGCATCTGCTGACCCACCCGGAGACACCGCCGCTGCTGCTGATCGCCGCCTATCGCGACAACGAGGTCCACTCCTCCCACCCGCTGACGCAGACGCTGGAGCAGCTGCGCCAGGCGGGCGCGCGGATGTCCCACGTCCAGCTCGAGCCGCTGAGCCTCGAGGATGTCCGGCGGCTCGTCATGGACACGCTCCCCGGCGCGAGCGCGGAGCTCGTCGGGCCGCTGGCGGCGCTGGCCCGTGAGAAGACCGGAGGCAACCCCTTCTTCCTCCTGCGCTTCCTGCAGACGCTCCACCAGGACGGGCTGCTGGTGCGCACGCCCGAGGGCTCCTGGCGCTGGGATGAGCAGGGCGCCCGGCAGAAGGGCTACTCCGACAACGTCGTCGACTTCATGGTGGCCAAGCTGCGCCAGTTCCCCCCCCGGACGCAGCACCTGCTGCGGCTGGCGGCCTGCGTGGGAAACACCTTCTCGCTGCACACCCTGCTGCTCATCTCGGGAATGGAGGAGCCGGGCGAGGTGGAGCAGGGCCTCGAGCTGGCGCTCCAGGAGGGCGTGCTGGCCACCACCGGCCCGGAGCAGTACCGCTTCCTCCACGACCGCATCCACCAGGCGGCCCACACCCTCATCCCCGAGGCGCAGCGAAAGGCCGTCCACCTGCGCGTGGGCCGCCTGCTGCTGGCGAGTCTGTCGCCGGAGGAGGTGCGCAAGAACCTCTTCGAGGTGGTGGGGCAGCTCAATACCGGAGCGGAGTTGCTCACCGAGCCCGAGGAGCGCCACCGCGTCGCGCGCCTGAACGCCGAGGCCGGCACGAGGGCCAAGGCGTCGACGGCCTACCGCTCGGCCATTACCTATCTGGCGATGGCCTTCCAGCTCCTCCCCGGAGACCCCTGGGTGGTGGATCACGCGCTGGCCTTCAAGCTCCGGTTGGATCTCGCGAGCTGCGAGTTCATGAGCGGCAACGCCGCCCAGGCGCGCCGCATGGTGGAGGAGCTCCGCGGCCGCCCGCGCACTCCGGCGGAGATGGCCGCGCTCTACCGGCTCAAGTGCGACCTGCACGTGGCCGCCGGCGAGAACCAGGTGGCCGTCGACAGCCTCCTGGAGGGCCTGGCGATGATGGGGATGCCGCTCTCACCGCACCCCTCCTGGGAGGAGGTGGTGGCCGCCCAGGAGGAGGTGGGGGCCCTGCTCGGGGAGCGGTCCATCGCCAGCCTCGTCGAGCTGCCCCGCCTGAGTGATCCGGTGAAGGAGGCGACGATGAGCCTCCTGGTGGCACTCAACACGTCGGCGCTCAACACGGACCGGCACCTGTACCTGCTCCACCTCTGCAAGCTGGTCTGCTTCAGCATCCGGCATGGCAACACGCCGGCCTCCGTCCACGGGTACTCCACGTATGGGATGGTGCTGGGGTTGGCCTTCAATCGCTACCAGGAGAGCCTGGCCTTCGGTCAGCTCGCGTGCGCGCTCGCCGAGCGCTACGACGTGGCCGTGCTCCGGGGCAGGGCGCTCTTCGGCATGGGGATGCTCAGCCACTGGCTCCAGCCCATCCCCGAGTCCCTGAACAGCCTGCGCGCCGCCTTCCAGTACGCGCTCCAGGCCAGCGATTTCCAGATCGCCGGCTTCTGCTGCACGCACATCGTCTCGCAGCGGCTCACGCTGGGGCATGCCCTGGAGGAGGTCTACCAGGAGTCGGTCGCGCGGCTGGACTTCGCGCGGACGAGCGGCTTCGTGGATGTGCGGGACGTCGTCCTCATCTACCAGCGGCTCACCCAGCAGCTCCGAGGACGCACCGCCTCGTTCCAGTCGCTCGACGGAGAGGACTTCACCGAGGAGGCCTTCGAAGCCCGGCTGACTCCGGAGCGCACGGCCATCGCCCGGTGCATGTACTGGCTCGTCAAGATGCAGTCGCGCTACCTGGGCGGGGCGTACGACGAGGCGCGGAAGGCGGCGGACCGGGCCGCCCAGCTGAGCTGGTCATTGCTGGGCCGCGTCCAACTCCTGCAGTTCCACTTCTTCCATGCCCTGACCCTGGCCGCCTGCTTCGGGAAGATGACACCGGAGGAGCGGGGGCCGGCCCTCGAGGAGATCCGCGGGCACCAGGCGCGGCTCGCGGAGTGGACGCGCCATTGTCCCGAGAACTTCCGCGCGCTCGAGCGCATGGTGTCCGCGGAGCTGGCGCGCCTCTTGGGCCACGAGGCCGAGGCCCTGCGCGCCTACGAGGAGTCCATCCAGGCCGCGCGCGAGCAGGGGCGCATCCATGACCTGGCCCTGGCCAGCGAGCTGGCGTCGCGCTTCTGGTCCGAGCGCGCGGTGTCCACCATCGCCGAGGCCTACGCCCACAAGGCGAGGGAGGCCTGGCTGCGCTGGGGCGCCCTGGGCAAGGTCCAGCACCTGGATGCCCAATGGGTGAACCCGCGCTCCCTCCCGTCCGCGGAGGATACCAGCACGGACACGAGCTCCACGCACCTCGACGCGCTCACCCTGGTGAAGGCCCAGCAAGCCATCTCCGGGGAGATCGTCCTGGACAGGCTGGGGGACACGCTGCTGCGGGTGGCCATCGAGAACGCCGGTGCCCAGCGCGGCGCCCTGTTGTTCCCACAGGGCGACAAGCTCTCGGTGGTGGCCCTCGCGGATCCCGCGCTGGAGGGGCCCGCCGCCGGCCCTCGGGACGAGCGCCTGCCGTGGACCCTTCTCTCCTACGTCCGGCGCACCCGGGAGCACGTGCTCATCGGAGATGCCTCCCAGCCCCACCCGTTCACGGCCGATGCGTGGCTGCAGCGCGGCGAGGCCCGCTCGGTGCTGTGCCTGCCCCTGGTTCGCCAGGAAGAGTTCCGGGGGGTGCTCTACCTGGAGAACTGCCTGGCCAGCAACGCCTTCTCTCCCGCGCGCATCTCCCTGCTCGGCCACCTCGCCTCCCAGGCCTCCATCTCCCTCGAGAACGCGCGGCTGTACACGGAACTCCAGCAGGCCGAGGTCGCCCTGCGCCGCGCCAACGACGAGCTGGAGAAGCGGGTGGAGGAGCGCACACGCGAGCTCCGGCACGCCCAGGCCCAACTGGTGGACACGGCGCGCGCGGCGGGGATGGCCGAGGTGGCCACCAACGTGCTCCACAACGTGGGCAACGTTCTCACCAGTGCCGTCATCAACGCCCAGGTGCTGACCCAGACGGTGAGCACCTCGCGCATGCTCCGGGTGAAGCAGGTCTCCTCGATGTTCGAAGAGCACGAGGGCGCCCTGGCGGACTTCCTCACCCGCGACCCCCTCGGCACCCAGCTGCCCAACTATCTCTCGAGCCTCGCCGAGGAGCTGCTCCGCGAGCACGCGACGCTGCAGGAGGGCCTGGAGGCGATGAACAAGCACATCGAGCACGTGCGGGCCATCGTCCAGGTGCAGCAGACCTACGCCCGCAGCACGCTCCTCACCGAGGAGTGCGATCTGTCGCGCCTCGTCGAGGACGCCTTGAGCATCCAGCTGCCCGCGCTCAAGCGCCAGGACGTCCGCATCGTCCAGTCGCTGTCCTCACTCCCCCTGGTGTGGGTGGACAAGCACAAGGTGTTGCAGATCCTGATCAACCTCATCAGCAACGCCAAGAACGCGATGACCGCGCTTCCCACCAGCCAGCGCCAGCTGCACGTGCGGCTCGACGCGGCGGACAACATGGCGCGCATCCAGGTGGTGGACAGTGGCGTGGGCATCGCGCCGGAGTTCCACGAGCGGCTCTTCACCCAGGGCTTCACCACCCGCGAGGGGGGACATGGCCTGGGTTTGCACTCGAGCGCACTGGCGGCGCGGATGCTGGGCGGGCAGCTCTCGCTGGAGAGCGAAGGGCCGGGCAGGGGAGCCACGGCCACACTGCTGTTGCCGTTGGTGTAG
- a CDS encoding DUF1801 domain-containing protein: MAPSLARPYARVERLIDPEEHIVAAKAPRTKAAKRGASAPESVEDFLASLEHPFKQEILALRQIILGADPRIAEGIKWNAPSFRTAEYFATFHLRAKDGVQVILHLGAKKRDDLGSGVKLSDPEALLEWLATDRASVRFRDMKDIDAKGSAFASVIRQWLQWV; this comes from the coding sequence ATGGCGCCATCCCTCGCGCGCCCCTACGCTCGCGTTGAACGACTGATCGACCCCGAGGAGCACATCGTGGCCGCGAAAGCCCCCCGTACGAAGGCAGCGAAGCGTGGCGCATCCGCACCTGAGTCCGTCGAGGACTTTCTCGCGTCGCTCGAGCACCCGTTCAAGCAGGAGATCCTCGCCCTCAGGCAAATCATCCTCGGCGCCGACCCACGGATCGCCGAGGGCATCAAGTGGAATGCGCCGAGCTTCCGGACGGCGGAGTACTTCGCGACCTTTCATCTTCGAGCGAAGGACGGTGTGCAGGTCATCCTGCACCTGGGGGCGAAGAAGCGGGACGACCTGGGCTCGGGGGTCAAGCTCTCCGACCCGGAGGCGTTGCTGGAGTGGCTGGCCACGGACCGGGCGTCGGTGCGGTTTCGTGACATGAAAGACATCGACGCGAAGGGTTCCGCCTTCGCGTCTGTCATAAGACAGTGGCTTCAGTGGGTATGA
- a CDS encoding PPC domain-containing protein — protein sequence MRIECRGVLFVGLMWSLAVGCGRTEGTGDPPPLESQVASAVTLPGTELKDGIPITLSGATGSLTYFYVNLPAGLSEVSFALMGGTGNANLAVKRGEIPTNILYDCSSRGSDNEERCNVQAPAADTWSVRVEGQSAYDNAKLVVYFNQPLPLAPNVNLFHYSNKPTMFFVDVPAGKGRFKIDSSGTSTVKARLGARPTDTLYDCDVTCDIFKPKAGRYYVLLTTNKSPTQILPWVTGTAKTPVALTNGQTVTGISAARDDLVYYTLNVPSGQSRLVVETSSVIRSLYVQRGDPFPGNSAVDCLASYSSGPASCTFDNPQAGTWYLILRANTALYSLNLTARVVASTSNGTVTPLQNYQQVTGLSGSPVEDRYYSITVPEGLPYLNVQTTQGTGVAEMFVQQGTPPTRGQGTACGTGCRFQAPAPGTWYILVRGFTSFSGLSFSAGYPPVYALSQDQPVQYGGERLHYYFDVPDGQSEANFTLTNEVGNWAMVKYGTWSTNLSDGCRTPCSLVNPQPGRYYVTVYFTPGIVYGMLAAWYGGGPVSPLADGIPVAFTASALREFRYWRIDVPEGQAQLRVDHVFQGGTPSQLYVRYGAVPATSLFTCKGSSWTYNDVPAGRSCVIDNPQAGAWYVLVESKAALQGIVRATTSSTLPLLTPGFEEQPFAGSPTSERVWKVEVPSGLSDFRVMLSSGTGNADLYVKYGEAPGTTSDCASTHPNNEENCEFANPRPGTWYVAVRGTGSFTGARLVTTFATTPGEGVRALASGENVVAFKGSLGSVQYFKVEVPQGKNRLVVGMSGGRGNADLAVRQGSRPTLTEADCRSEDPTNLEVCVFENPAPGTWLIRVEGRTDFKDVVLTARYSITNEVIPLTLGTPVPNIYIGPNEAQLFSVTIPSAADMMRVDIQSGVNPPTDVRFADMSYNNVFTCTTSGRFTLCPDSFSYSSPGQRRVSIKSKTPATASWGNMVTINDGIDGWNDDTTYASLMNGVAVTELTGNGRFKIEVPSGATKLTITTRGPTETSSDPGQLVLYVQGLKPASSTKYNCASTNTGVSQGCSWTNPTVGTWYLATDWTSGSYDVKAIFE from the coding sequence ATGCGCATCGAATGTCGCGGTGTCCTGTTCGTTGGTCTCATGTGGAGTTTGGCCGTGGGCTGCGGCCGCACGGAGGGAACCGGAGATCCACCCCCCCTCGAATCCCAGGTGGCGAGCGCCGTCACGCTGCCTGGAACGGAGCTCAAGGACGGCATCCCCATCACGCTCAGCGGAGCCACCGGCTCGCTGACCTACTTCTACGTCAACCTTCCCGCCGGTCTTTCGGAAGTCTCCTTCGCGCTGATGGGTGGCACCGGCAACGCGAACCTGGCCGTCAAGCGCGGTGAGATTCCCACCAACATTCTCTACGACTGCAGCTCACGCGGGAGCGACAACGAGGAGCGGTGCAACGTGCAGGCTCCAGCCGCCGACACCTGGAGCGTGAGGGTCGAAGGCCAGTCGGCGTACGACAATGCGAAGCTGGTCGTCTATTTCAATCAGCCCTTGCCGCTCGCCCCCAACGTCAACCTGTTCCACTACTCCAACAAGCCGACGATGTTCTTCGTCGACGTCCCCGCGGGAAAGGGCCGGTTCAAAATCGACTCCTCGGGCACCAGCACGGTGAAGGCGCGGCTGGGCGCCCGTCCCACGGATACGCTCTACGACTGCGACGTCACGTGTGACATCTTCAAGCCCAAGGCGGGCCGGTACTACGTCCTGCTGACGACCAACAAGTCTCCGACGCAGATCCTCCCCTGGGTGACCGGAACGGCGAAGACGCCCGTGGCGCTCACGAATGGGCAGACGGTGACGGGCATCAGCGCGGCGAGGGATGACCTGGTCTATTACACGCTCAACGTCCCCTCGGGGCAGTCCCGGCTCGTGGTGGAGACCTCGTCCGTCATCCGCTCGCTCTACGTCCAGCGGGGAGACCCGTTCCCCGGGAACAGCGCGGTGGATTGTCTCGCCAGTTACTCGAGCGGCCCCGCTTCGTGCACCTTCGACAATCCACAAGCGGGGACGTGGTACCTGATACTCCGGGCGAACACCGCGCTCTACAGCTTGAATCTGACTGCCCGCGTGGTGGCCTCCACGAGCAACGGAACGGTGACACCGCTGCAGAACTATCAGCAGGTGACCGGCCTCTCCGGCAGCCCGGTCGAGGACCGTTACTACTCCATCACCGTTCCCGAGGGCCTGCCGTACCTGAACGTCCAGACGACGCAGGGGACGGGTGTCGCCGAGATGTTCGTCCAGCAGGGCACTCCACCGACGCGGGGACAGGGCACGGCCTGCGGCACCGGCTGCAGGTTCCAGGCTCCGGCGCCAGGCACCTGGTACATCCTGGTGCGCGGTTTCACCTCGTTCTCGGGCCTGAGCTTCTCCGCGGGATATCCCCCGGTGTATGCGCTGTCGCAGGACCAGCCGGTGCAGTACGGCGGCGAACGCCTCCACTACTACTTCGACGTTCCGGACGGGCAGTCGGAGGCCAACTTCACGCTCACGAACGAGGTCGGCAACTGGGCCATGGTGAAGTACGGCACCTGGTCGACGAATCTCAGTGACGGTTGCAGGACTCCCTGCTCGCTGGTCAATCCCCAGCCCGGGCGCTACTACGTCACGGTGTATTTCACGCCGGGAATCGTCTACGGCATGCTGGCCGCGTGGTACGGGGGCGGCCCGGTCTCCCCGCTGGCGGACGGCATTCCCGTGGCCTTCACCGCCAGCGCGCTGCGGGAGTTCCGGTACTGGCGAATCGACGTTCCGGAAGGACAGGCACAGCTGCGCGTGGACCATGTCTTCCAGGGCGGAACCCCGTCGCAACTGTATGTCCGGTACGGGGCCGTTCCCGCGACGTCCCTGTTCACGTGCAAGGGGTCGTCCTGGACGTACAACGACGTCCCGGCCGGCCGCTCCTGCGTCATCGACAATCCCCAGGCGGGTGCGTGGTACGTCCTGGTGGAGAGCAAGGCCGCGCTGCAGGGCATCGTCCGGGCGACGACCTCCTCCACCCTCCCGCTCCTGACGCCGGGCTTCGAGGAGCAGCCGTTCGCGGGTTCGCCGACCAGTGAGCGCGTGTGGAAGGTCGAAGTCCCATCCGGGCTCAGCGACTTCCGGGTGATGCTCAGCAGCGGCACGGGCAACGCGGACCTGTACGTGAAGTACGGCGAGGCGCCGGGCACGACGTCCGACTGCGCGTCCACCCATCCCAACAACGAGGAGAACTGCGAGTTCGCCAACCCGCGGCCAGGCACCTGGTACGTGGCCGTCCGGGGCACCGGGTCCTTCACGGGTGCCCGCCTGGTAACGACCTTCGCGACGACGCCCGGAGAGGGCGTGAGGGCGCTGGCCAGCGGGGAGAACGTGGTGGCGTTCAAGGGCTCCCTGGGCTCCGTGCAGTATTTCAAGGTGGAGGTGCCTCAGGGCAAGAACCGGTTGGTGGTGGGCATGTCCGGCGGCCGGGGCAATGCGGACCTCGCCGTCCGCCAGGGCTCCCGCCCGACGCTCACGGAAGCGGATTGCCGGAGCGAAGACCCCACCAACCTGGAGGTCTGTGTCTTCGAGAACCCGGCACCGGGGACATGGCTCATCCGCGTCGAGGGGAGGACGGACTTCAAGGACGTGGTGCTGACCGCCCGGTACAGCATCACCAACGAGGTCATCCCGCTGACGCTGGGCACACCGGTCCCGAACATCTACATCGGTCCCAATGAAGCCCAGCTCTTCTCCGTCACCATCCCTTCGGCCGCGGACATGATGCGGGTCGACATCCAGTCGGGCGTGAATCCGCCGACCGACGTGCGCTTCGCGGACATGTCCTACAACAACGTCTTCACGTGCACGACGTCCGGTCGCTTCACCCTGTGCCCGGATTCCTTCTCGTACAGCTCCCCGGGGCAGCGGCGCGTGTCCATCAAATCCAAGACGCCCGCGACCGCGTCCTGGGGAAACATGGTCACCATCAACGATGGCATCGATGGCTGGAACGACGACACGACCTACGCGTCATTGATGAATGGAGTGGCCGTGACGGAGCTCACCGGTAACGGCCGGTTCAAGATCGAGGTGCCCTCGGGGGCGACGAAGCTGACCATCACCACCCGGGGCCCCACGGAGACGTCGAGCGACCCGGGACAGCTCGTCCTGTACGTCCAGGGCCTCAAGCCCGCATCGAGCACGAAGTACAACTGTGCTTCGACGAATACGGGCGTCTCGCAGGGGTGCAGCTGGACCAACCCGACAGTGGGAACGTGGTACCTCGCGACCGATTGGACCAGTGGCTCCTATGACGTGAAGGCCATCTTCGAGTAG
- a CDS encoding AraC family transcriptional regulator, producing MGERYPRASEFLMLERTENMRDRSKMSDDPFSDVLRLANARSVLSGGFTAGGSWAIRVPAPENIKFFAIVKGECQLRIDGDGAPVRVDEGDVVFISAQRSFVLSSDPRAIPKDGMRVFATSTTRFPKLGQGEDFFLLGGHVRIDAASSGLLEELLPPLMHVRAASPQATMLNWLIDRLVHEHETNLSGVSLASELLVQLMLVQTLRAHLATASTLPAGWLRAMGDQRIAPALRLMHREPGHPWRLEELAKASAMSRTHFAVHFKSVAGVSPLAYLTAWRMRLAQRELRDEDASVAELARSLGYTSESAFSNAFKRVTGRAPKHYRSAAKLHARAGAPTPAVPVP from the coding sequence ATGGGCGAGAGATATCCCCGTGCCTCCGAATTTTTAATGCTTGAACGTACTGAAAACATGCGTGATCGTTCGAAGATGAGCGATGATCCTTTCTCCGACGTCCTCCGGCTCGCGAATGCCCGCTCGGTCTTGTCGGGCGGCTTCACGGCTGGAGGTTCATGGGCGATCCGCGTTCCGGCGCCCGAGAACATCAAGTTCTTCGCGATCGTGAAGGGTGAATGCCAGCTTCGCATCGATGGCGACGGGGCCCCCGTGCGAGTCGACGAGGGAGATGTGGTCTTCATTTCGGCGCAACGCTCCTTCGTTCTCTCGAGCGATCCACGGGCCATCCCAAAGGACGGGATGCGTGTCTTCGCCACGAGCACCACCCGGTTCCCGAAGCTGGGCCAAGGCGAAGACTTCTTCCTGCTCGGCGGACATGTGCGCATCGACGCGGCGAGCAGCGGCCTTCTGGAGGAACTGCTGCCCCCGCTGATGCATGTTCGAGCCGCTTCGCCGCAAGCGACGATGTTGAACTGGCTCATCGACCGGCTCGTTCACGAGCACGAGACGAACCTCTCGGGGGTCAGCCTCGCGTCGGAGCTGCTCGTCCAGCTCATGCTCGTGCAGACCTTGCGCGCGCATCTCGCGACAGCCAGCACCCTGCCGGCCGGGTGGCTCCGGGCCATGGGAGATCAGCGAATCGCTCCGGCGCTCCGGTTGATGCATCGCGAGCCAGGTCATCCCTGGCGGCTCGAGGAACTCGCCAAGGCGTCCGCGATGTCCCGGACCCACTTCGCCGTGCACTTCAAATCGGTCGCCGGGGTCTCGCCGCTGGCCTACCTGACCGCATGGCGGATGCGTCTGGCCCAGCGGGAATTGCGAGACGAGGACGCCTCGGTCGCCGAGCTCGCGCGATCATTGGGCTACACGTCGGAGAGCGCGTTCAGCAACGCCTTCAAGCGCGTCACGGGCCGTGCACCCAAGCACTACCGAAGCGCGGCGAAGCTCCACGCGCGAGCGGGCGCGCCAACCCCGGCTGTTCCCGTGCCATGA